tttatttatatctatatttttttagatgaaaaacataaatttgtatataatgtgattttattaaaaaaatttacacagataatcttgatattagaaaaagaaataacatttctttcagaacataattttaaacaatacaaaaaaaaaattcaaaataatagaagtatttttaaatatctaacTATTTTCTTAGAAGATTACACAAAATAATTGAGAAACATaaattgatatatgtttaattgactaaaaatagtttataattagtattatttatatatttttcatatattttgttgaCTATAATAGCTTCCAATTACATCAAAAACaatatcgataaattatattttacttatataatattattttcaaataaaattacaattttgtgtactgttatttttaagagatattgaaaacaaaaaaaaatcaaatagttgtaaaatagatatattataatttatcattattaaagttatttgttttcttaatattaaattttcttttaaattttatgtttgtggaacttaatataactataatcaaaataccaaagcaaatatgaattctcatttttaatattaatttaattaaattttagtttccattcaataaattaaaagcataaagttatttagaatttatagaatattttaattattataaatattaatatgtgttcatgagcttctAGAAATGTATCACCTACTTATGTATGTAACTTCCTATTGAGCATCactttcttttataatttatttttaaaaacatcaatatataatttgataaatattatgaaaatacatgcatgtgtaaacgataaataaaattgatttgatttgacttgattataataaaaataaaaatatatcatttgaatttgaaagaataacaataaatcaatatactcacaacatgagtgattcgactaatctaacttatatataaaattatagatttaactaaaataagaatatataattttataagaatagtaatttattttataaatataaatcatagaacaactcaaaacatattaaaatgaaaataaaatattaaacaactgttacaatttagttcttttctaaaatttatatatatatgcatgagacttcagaatattatcattatattaatttatgtaaaatgGAATCatacactttagtttattttattttttttagtccaagcacaaaatatttgaagttatacataatattcataaaatatatttatatatttaagacaataaccacctaaatgcaaataagaaattaatcaaaattttaatatatttagaataaaaaatattatagttgaattcagaGATGCATTCCAAATTACGCAAATTATAACTAAATTGactgtaaaaacaacaaaaccgattaaatataacatatataaaatcatatgtattattaaagtaatataatattataaatataaatgatgcatacaaattataaattaatttaaaattaaaagtaaatagtaattaattattatagtatatttacttcaaaaacatttatatccgtgcatgagcacgggaaaatcacctagtaaataataataacacaaGACAAAGCTCATCAGTCATCTTGATCTGATCCAAAGTACATGGCAAACCATGAACTGCAACGGTCACTTAATCCCGATGTGGCAAGATAGAAGCAACGACTGATCTTGACCCTATATTCCGGCTcaagacaaattttttttgtcagctgcCCATTGCTCAAGACAATTATATAGTACCAATTTGATCTAGTATCCTATTTAAAAAGATTTGGATCTTATCACATTTATTGATCCGTTTAATatgatatcatttttttttgtcggacGTACATATATATAACTTGACTACTCAACTGTAATAATGCTATTCAATTTTTTTCAGTCATAGGAGTTGATTGAAGGAgctgtaacatttttttttatagaattaaAACTGTAATTTCTTTTCTgtaactataaataattttgctGTAAAATTCTGTCTGTATATTTGAAAAGATTTAATAACTAACATATTAATTTTCTAAAGTTACAAATAAGTGAAGGTTTATTGTTTTATACAGTAAAACACACCcacaaaaaaattgatagtGTAAAAAAAGAATTTACAAACCTGATTTAAAAAAGTAATGCTTTAGAATTAACCTGAGCTATAGAAAGATCTAACCTACGTCGTGTAGAAATCGAAATTCGCACTATCGATTTTAGTCAATGgaagaaaatcaaaattttcgaTTTTTTCAGAAGATCCAGATTATCTATGTAAACACACAAATacgaaaaacataataataataaaaaataccaaTGATGAATTAACCAGAAGCGTTTTATTGAATAAGATGAATTGAGATACAGAGTTTCACCGAAAACAAGATGAACATGAAATCGTGAACAAtggagaataaaaaaaaaagcggAAAATCTTTCTAAGTACGGAACTTGCTAGTCTAGCCACTTAAGTTCTAAGTTCTCATAAAACTAACAGAAATCTCCTAGGTCTCAATTTTCGGATCCCCCTTGCACTTCGTGTCGACTCTCTTTATATATCCCTCAAGGTCGGTCGTCTTTCTCTTCCTATCCTCGATTTGAGTTTATCCCTTCTCGGAAATCTTCCTTATTCTTTTGATCTTCACGATTATtttggaaacttgacatttatctttttttcatttatttcctgCAAAAATTGAGTAAACCGACATAAAGGCTTGGGCTTATCCTCGTCTAAAATCACATGTAGGCACGTGTCGCATTTTGGACCCTTTTAGACTGTATTtcgacttaagcgtttttatgATTTCTTTCGGAGAAATCTTCCGTTAttgttttatacgattaatctaaacttttacaaaaaaaaaaagtctccgCGGTTTTTGTCGTAAAACTTCGGCTATGAGTAtaatcgagacgaaacaaggaGTGACCTGATCAAGATAACGGAGGAAGGTATCATGCCCGCCCTAGGGCAGGGAGGAGAGACCAACAATGTGCCCGCACTAGGGCAGAGGAGGATGGTCGTGGGCCGTGTCCGCTCTAGGGCGGAGAGGACAGTCGTGGGTTGTGTCTGCCTTAGGGTGGGGAGGACGTGATCCATCATATCCCTAGGGTGGGGAGGACGTGATCCATCGTATCCGTCCTAGGGCAGGGAGGTTATTCAAATCTGTATAATTATTATGGTTAAAACGTTGTTAAATTAttatgataaaaacaattaatgaaGTAGTTAGCAAGagtaaaaataatgtaaaagatgtaataaaacatttaaactaGGTAAATTCTGTTTAAATTCTGTAATAAATACTGctgaattattttgaaaataacaaaatgaggtggttaaaattagttttaaaataataataaaaattgtaaaaaatcacttaaaaatAGGTAAGTATTGTTGTGtacttcatttttaatataatagatagaTATGTTTTCACTGGAAGTAAAATTCAAGACATTCCGCTTACTAAACCAACTGAGCTATGAAGCCTTTTATAATAgagatactagattttgatccgcgcttggaaagcgcggagtttttggattatattataatacaaagtcttattatatcgaaaatataatttttaacagttatataacctatgaattagtttatttgatattttatatgtacacttttacgtaaattttttttatgtataagaattatatccggataaaaaaaataaactgaacCGACCCAGAAATATAGGTTTAGTTTAGGTCTAGAGAAGATAACATATTTGGCTTTTTTTGGACCCGTATGTGTTTGTTTGAGTCTGGGTCCTACCCTAGATccgatcataaatatgttgtgtttattaggtatatttggatatttcgaatatgtttccagcattatggatatttttttttagatttttggtttacgattatagtttttgatttcaggtaaattttcaaagtaaaaaaaaatttgggtatttggataaaattttgggtattttcagTTCAGTGacagattttgaataagattttaaatttttaggtatttgaatttttttggctatttgtttggagtttcaagtacttttcgtgtttcagatatttttcagattATTTAGATATTTCGAATTTTCTTAAGATCCTAAATATCCGAACAGATGTGGACCCATTACGTCCATATcgggtccaacaaccttttgatatagatttttaatgttattgtacaaaaacatggttgatgaaatattttagaaaactcatttttaaatataaaaatatctatcaacctatagacggttgaaagtttagtatataatatgagattttagtaggaaagtttatatatgatatgattacgttattataaaggaaagaggaagttagaatgtacacatatatgtcgTGTAACTTCTCTtactttaaatcatatattatatgataaaagtgataatataaaacattagtttcaatatttttatgattaaaagtcaaaatggtaaatatagtaatagtaatgattaAGATGTACGAGtgatatttgaataaataaaggaattaaataaattattgttagagaaatacatggtaacatattgttagtctAAGTTTAAGAtaagaccaaaaaataatgagCTAAATTaaagggtccaaacaactttataggtagattttttaagactcattcctttttaatagtattgatattatcaCAAAGCATTCATCAATCTTGATATTATTTGAAACATAGTATATTAGTAACAAGCTTAGACAAGATATATAGCAATTAAGTTCAAATAAAGcttgtgcaaaaaaaaaacgacaagATATATAGCAATCTCATCTTTATTTTCATAGACATACATCGGCGATTTCAATTAAGTTCAAATAAAGCTTGAAGATTATAAGGTCCAGTGACATTAGGCGGTCCGCTCCATATCAGCTCTGCAATTTGTCGATGGGCCTTCTCTGTCAAATGAGAGGCATCGAAAAACAAGTAATCGGTAACGTTTTCGCATAATTCGTAACTTTTTCCCATTTGATTCCCACAAGTATTAATTCCTCTCAATGGTCCACTTCCACAACATCCCATCTTACCTTCCTTAAACccttcaaaacaaacaaaactttcaaaaaGTTACTTAAGATCAATCTCTTACATTTATGTAATTACCAGGTAACTTTAATTACCGTATTTAGAAGGATTGTTGATTCTTTCCAACAAAGAAGTGTGATAGTCGTGAAGGGCATATCTGAATCCGGAAAGTTCATGTTGTAGCCGCCGTAAAGCATCCGGAAACTTCTTGTTGTACAAATATATCAGCTCAGCGACTGGTTTGGAACATGATCCTATGTTTGTTGTGTCTAAGATCGATATGACTGGTGCACACTCGTATGCTCCAGTATTCAAGAATCCAAACTTTCTTCCTCCTATTTTATACACTTCCTGagaaacaaaacatatacattCTTTCCTCAATGAACTTGAGATCAGTTTTCGGTTTTACTTTTACCTCGACCACGGATGTTGTGTTACCAATAACAAAATCAACGAACTTTTCTTTGGTATTGGACTGGAAAAGTGAAGAGTTTGCAACTAAGGGATAAACTAAGTCGTTGCCTCCGATATAAAACAGATAAACAGCTCTTGAGAAAATCGTCTTGGCCTCTGCATCTCCTAATGCAGATTTCAAGCTCCTGACAACGTTCTTGAAGCTATTTAACTGTGTTCCCAAATCTATCACCTGAACgattaaagaaaaaagagagagagagtttactAGTCAAATAACAATATCATTGGTGGctatgtaaaaatatatgtatgttctctttatttcaatataatttttttataatatataatttctgtTTCAggataaatattgttttaaaatctcCTTGTAACTTTTTTATCACATATATTTAGTTTACTTCATAATCAATGGTtgatataaaatagataaaggAATTCTAAAGTCATCTTTTCGTAAAGTTATATTGGAATTTTAAATCAAAAGATTATCCCAAGCGTAGACAAACAATGGGTCTTTTCGGATTTTGATTTTCTCGACTAAAATTTAAGTCTCTTTTCGGATTTAGGATTTCTGAATctgtttaaattatgtaaaaaattaaaaaattccaATATAACTTAAATCCATAAAATCCAAAAGTAAAAACAATATACAGCTAAATGTCTAAAATTAGCATAAAAATAGTTCAGTTTGGATATTGGATGAAAATAAGACATTCTagtgttttgaatatttttagatattattgaatatttactttaggcttttttatataattttaagtatttttgatattttataattaaatctaaaaataatatatttaagtatatgattttcatttaaatatttttagatatccaaaatattttggtttgggACGGATTCGAATCGATTctttaaaactcatattttggACCTTTTCGAATACATTAAGTTTTGGTTTGAActtgatattattttttgggTCGGATTAGATTCGGTCTTTCGAATCCTGGTGTTTTGTccagttttaattttttgttattatttgcacaaaaattttaaaaagagacTCACGACAAAAATGTATATTaagttaatataaaataacaaaatagagTATCTTCAAATAGAGGCCAAAGATTTGAGTTTAATTTTGTtcttctaaaataaattttactaaattttaacTCGCACACCCAGCGGATaacatttcatttataaatataaaattttataatattttgtatataataatttatgataatatattgctctcattttaaaataaataaatagatgatatataattataaatattaaaatttaacatatgttaataattttattttttgtaaacattattacataatttatgaatattaatcattttaaaaggtGAATGATGTTTTAGTCACTTTAAacggtgaatgatattttatttatttatcttaatgaatgtatttttttaaaatatattggcttaccaattcaacataattttaatatgtttgcacaaaaaaaacataattttaatatgtaattcattaattacttctattttaatataatgtagaatatacttataaaatttataaaattagaaaataatttcattattttatttataataaaaaagtaattaaaattaatttttaataacattatattattaattgcaaaattaatcagtgcattaattaaaaagaatatttaaaattttaagaagattttgttagattttctctcaatagattttattattcctaaaactaaaatttaatttatagttaaaatggatttgtttttaatatccttataattatttagaaatgttattcattaaataaactaatgtaaacaataaaaatattatttgaatatatggaCCTAGACTTCTAGTATGACTATTttgtagtagataaaaatggtacttctcgtttaatagagaagattttggagatttttttccTATGTAtactatatttaatttatgataaactaaaGAATACTGTTCTGGATTTTTTCCCAACAATATATTTAAACCAGATATAATAAAGAGATAAAATAGTAGAA
The sequence above is drawn from the Brassica napus cultivar Da-Ae chromosome A8, Da-Ae, whole genome shotgun sequence genome and encodes:
- the LOC106436188 gene encoding GDSL esterase/lipase 3, giving the protein MESSQLFFIIMFLYTIVLSISSINCTEKNNNHVTNQVALFVFGDSLFDAGNYKYINNNTAFQSNFFPYGQTTFKFPTGRVSDGRLITDFIAENAWLPLIPPNLQPSNSNNQFTYGANFAFGGAGALVETFPGMVIDLGTQLNSFKNVVRSLKSALGDAEAKTIFSRAVYLFYIGGNDLVYPLVANSSLFQSNTKEKFVDFVIGNTTSVVEEVYKIGGRKFGFLNTGAYECAPVISILDTTNIGSCSKPVAELIYLYNKKFPDALRRLQHELSGFRYALHDYHTSLLERINNPSKYGFKEGKMGCCGSGPLRGINTCGNQMGKSYELCENVTDYLFFDASHLTEKAHRQIAELIWSGPPNVTGPYNLQALFELN